The segment TTTGGATGATTTCTCGACAGTACACGTGGCTTTTTGGGCAATTCTTCGACGCCATGATAACTGTGCCGACCGCAGCTAAATATCTTAACAGCAACAAATTATCTATATCTTGTTTCATATTGTGATGGCTTAAAGTCAGCTGTCGGTATCCGAAACCACTTATTAAAGGATAGAAAAAGTGGTCGGAAACTGCGgcgaatttatttttcttgGCTTTGGAAAACGGATGACGTTGCTTTGAATGGAAATATTTGGTCTTTTTCAACAATCGTCGCCTTAACAGTTCTTCGTTAGTTGCTTCTTTAGTTTCATTTGTCGTTTCCGCTGGTTctgtttcttctttctttttcatATCAGCGATTGTCTCGACGGCCTCCGTGAAAACGTCAAGCATAAATATTTTAGTAGCGATGGAATATCTTCCGATGTCAGCATGTATTTCTTTGCATAGGTGTTCCGCACATACCGCCGGTTGGCTACACACTATTGCAACGGCCGTATTCAATTTAATCTTATAGAATTTATCCACATGGAATTTTTCGTCTAAATGGACGAAAACGTCTAGAAGTTCGACAGCCAGTTTCTTATCCTCGTTCTTAAGTTGTTTATTCACTAATTCCTCTGCAGTTGCGAGAGCAGTTTCGAATGATTCCTGATCTTTACCttcatttataatttctaatagATCTCTCAAATAATTAGGTTTCTTTTTAGCCGTGAGTGGCAAATCATTGCTCATATCATACGGTTGTAAATCGTCATCTGAGTCTAACTCCTCTACGATTTGTCTTTTTTCCAAAGCATCTAGTTTGGCTGAGATAATAGTTTTGACTATTTCTTTAGTCTGCTCCGGACCTTTGACTGCACAAGTTACTATTGTATTTTGGACGGGTTTTTCTATACTCCCTGATATTTTGTCAGCGATTTCATCCAAAATTTCTTTGACGTTTATTATCCTTACATTTACATTCGGCTTTTTCAACCTATCGTCTATAAGACATGTTTGAGTGACATTTTCCAAAGTTTCATATATCTCCATACATGATGGGCCTAGCTCATCgaaattaaagtttaaacattCTACCGCCTTTTTATCTGCTTCATCAACTTCCAAAAGCATTTTAAGTAGGATTTGTACCGTAGCCATTCCCACGGCTCTAAACTCTTGAGATATAACATCTAAATGTTTCGACATGCCTTtgaacaacattttttttatttcattcaaatcCCAAGCACTCTTTCGCTGTCTCCAAATAACTACACGATATTTAACCGCGAGTACAAGTAAAATAGACGTATGCATATGATGATCTATATTAGCTACGTTATTCAAATGGACATCTGACCAAGTTTTGGTTAACCTCAAAACTAATTCTGTCAAGATCTCGAGCGAATTTTTACAGGTCGATACGTAATAGATCAAATTCTCCGGTATCGTTGTATCTCTGAAATTTTTTGGGTGTACGTAAAACGGAATTCTGAATGTCAGTATTTCGTGCCAATCTTTGTTTGATTCGATATTGTTTCCGAGTAAATATCGAATGCATTGATCCCGATTTCTATAATTTATCGGGCTTCTTTTGAGTAAAACGAGCGATATCTTATCGATTGCCTGACGATTTAATCGATTCAACAACGTTTGAATTAACTTTCGTCTGACAAATTTGCAAGCATCTGCATTGTTGTTATCAGTCCAAGCAATTAAGATGTCTACCAACTTATAAATGGCTTTTGAATCGCTCAAGCTATAATTTGTAATGAACTTTGACACTAAAAGTGATAAGTATGTCAGGTCAAATTGTGTTCCTTGACTAAAACTACTTTCGGACATGAAGTCTATACATCTTACTATGTGGAAAATTAGAATGAAAGAATAGTTTTCGTATGAAAATTCTTTTGGAGTTTTCGTTTTTAATCTATTTGCTATCCTCTCCGGTAAAGTTGCCAGTATTTGAATATAACTCTCCCATTCAGattgaatttcaatttttttgttttcgtCACATATGTTGGTACTGCAATCAAGTATGGACGCAAGAATCGCATCGCTTTTGGCATATTTAATTGTAATATATGCTAATGCGTCCAGAACAACATTATTAAGTTCTGGCTTCAAAAATCCGCACAAATTCGTCAATATTTCATTACTTATATCGAATCCTTCTTCAACCGTAAATAAGTATGTCACTTCATCTTTGAAAGAGGGCCAATGTGGTAGCAAAACTCTGACAACGGACCCTAATAACTCCGAATATAAATCAATTATTTCTGTTTCGAATATTTTTGGGTCGTTTTTGAGAGCTTTTTGGACTGTCAAAGGGCCGGGGAGGTATTTTTTGATATTATCGAAGCAACTCAAGACATTCAGCACGTCATTTTCGGATTTGATTCGATCGATAGCGCTTAGCATGTCTATAAAGTTCCGTATATTTAGCTTGAGGTGTTCTTCagttgtttgtttgtgtgtacgCGGCTGTTGCACGACATCTCCTGAAAATAAAGAATTCCTGAATGTGCCCAAAGGTAAATATGATCAAACACCGAATTTTTtactatacttaattttaatttgacacTTAGAATAAGGCGATCCgagcttttaaattaattaaaactccCGGTGAGGCGATCTGAgttataaaacaattatttataataattcttATGTTTAATCCAAAGAAAAGCATTTGAAAGGATGGATTGTGTGTCAGAGGATATGGGTATAAAACGTGTATACAGAGTGTAacaagaacgctagcaaaaatgataccaaaaaaaaaaacaagtcacTTGAAGTCAACGCCGCGTCGTGGATTGACATTGaaccgagttttgcacgctatacattgcgggtttgaaaaatactaaatcccTAAAACTAcgagataaggcaaatggtaattggcattggattgtgttaagtaGTATAACAATAACGCTAaggttttgctagcgttctggttacacgtGTATAAAGCGTTGACGGATGTCGGAAGTGAGTGAAGAACAGTGGGATAAGGACAAGAAGAACAATCCTTATGTCTAATTGTCACATGTATTTcatattaaaaacatttttagtttTAGAATTAGTAAGACgtttttattatagtttttgcATTTCACGTGTGGATCGTGGATTATGCTTGTGTTGAAGTCGTATCGGCACAAGTATAGTATCCGGCACTCAACATTGTACATCGacttttagaaagagatagtggTTTCGTAGAGCGTCACATAGGTATGTGTGACGGAGACAACGCTCTACTCAAAagaattattacattttacttGCCAAAAGTGATTGTTtcaaaagttgtctatgtctgcaaattgtcatttttattttttgatggtTGTTTATTGATTTCTCGCAAATGAGTGAAGGGTACTATACAAAATTCGGTCGTAAATAACATTGTTACCGGTTTGAACAATAATACACTATTTGGTGTACTTACCCGTAGGTTGTAAGGTAGGCGCTAGGTTGGTAGCGGTGAATTGCCCAGAAAGGGAGTCAAGGTCGAATCCCATAGAGCTCGGTGGTGAGGTGGGCGGGGGACTCAGCTCGCTCAAAAGGTCCAGGTTCGATGTCGGGGCggctgaaaatatttttttttaataaaaatagcgagcaaacgagcaggcgggtcacctgatgttaggTGATTACCgcggcccatgaacatttgcagcaccagaggaaccgctgatgcgttgccggcctttcaggaatttgttggcagaccttgaataaccccacgttgtaatctagagggaacaccgccgaagggagttgattccacactatagagcctcaatagctcaaccggcaAAGGAGTGGATTGAAAAccaaaaggtcgacggttcaaaccccgcccgttgcactattgt is part of the Maniola jurtina chromosome 24, ilManJurt1.1, whole genome shotgun sequence genome and harbors:
- the LOC123877704 gene encoding telomere length regulation protein TEL2 homolog isoform X1, encoding MDRFISMWKVRELADKVTNVVMNYTEVEGKVREATSDEAWGPTGQQMQELALATFTYEHFPEVMSMLWRRMLHDNRAHWRRTYKCLLLLSYLVRNGSERVVTSAREHIYDLRSLENYTFVDDLGKDQGINVRHKVRELIDFIQDDERLREERKKAKKNKDKYIGMSSEAVVMGTRGGMGGMAGMGRGGGADGWGEYSDRSTGWDDSKERNEEEDYERGEDSDGDYGHRKPQKENVYRDAEVIAESPPRSERPRLDRDGKTLNISLRSPARNKPATPIKKIDLGAAASYGKVTPSTPASTPVAAPPTNKSQELLDDLFKTCPAPSPTPSAGNTNTGGTIGGGTLLEDDFDPRAGEPKPVANPEPEFGDFTNAFGAPQEAPVDSFADFSAFDNNNAPTASLAAAPTSNLDLLSELSPPPTSPPSSMGFDLDSLSGQFTATNLAPTLQPTGDVVQQPRTHKQTTEEHLKLNIRNFIDMLSAIDRIKSENDVLNVLSCFDNIKKYLPGPLTVQKALKNDPKIFETEIIDLYSELLGSVVRVLLPHWPSFKDEVTYLFTVEEGFDISNEILTNLCGFLKPELNNVVLDALAYITIKYAKSDAILASILDCSTNICDENKKIEIQSEWESYIQILATLPERIANRLKTKTPKEFSYENYSFILIFHIVRCIDFMSESSFSQGTQFDLTYLSLLVSKFITNYSLSDSKAIYKLVDILIAWTDNNNADACKFVRRKLIQTLLNRLNRQAIDKISLVLLKRSPINYRNRDQCIRYLLGNNIESNKDWHEILTFRIPFYVHPKNFRDTTIPENLIYYVSTCKNSLEILTELVLRLTKTWSDVHLNNVANIDHHMHTSILLVLAVKYRVVIWRQRKSAWDLNEIKKMLFKGMSKHLDVISQEFRAVGMATVQILLKMLLEVDEADKKAVECLNFNFDELGPSCMEIYETLENVTQTCLIDDRLKKPNVNVRIINVKEILDEIADKISGSIEKPVQNTIVTCAVKGPEQTKEIVKTIISAKLDALEKRQIVEELDSDDDLQPYDMSNDLPLTAKKKPNYLRDLLEIINEGKDQESFETALATAEELVNKQLKNEDKKLAVELLDVFVHLDEKFHVDKFYKIKLNTAVAIVCSQPAVCAEHLCKEIHADIGRYSIATKIFMLDVFTEAVETIADMKKKEETEPAETTNETKEATNEELLRRRLLKKTKYFHSKQRHPFSKAKKNKFAAVSDHFFYPLISGFGYRQLTLSHHNMKQDIDNLLLLRYLAAVGTVIMASKNCPKSHVYCREIIQMVLYLRFSPDPKIQMCVISIIASIVLVLPESMLKGEFYDNVMELSSWLVDLLTNVDLTNRLGGAKSEAAIFAGEVLHLIENSLKD